The Nicotiana tomentosiformis chromosome 2, ASM39032v3, whole genome shotgun sequence genome includes the window ggaaagatcattttccgcttccatttcttgatcaaatgttggataggttaaCCGGACATGCTTTTTATTGCTTCCTGGATGGATACTTtggctacaatcaggtttttattgctCCTGAgaaccaagagaagaccactttcacttgtccatatggtacctttgcattcttgaggatgctatttgggttatgtaatgcaccagcgacttttcaacggtgtatgatggctatttttaccgatatggtggaagatattcttgaggtcttcatggacgaTTTCTCCATCgttgggaattcttttgatgattgcttgaacaacttggacaaggtattggcaagatgcgaggaaactaacttggttttgaattgggagaaatgtcacttcatggtcgaggaaggcattgtcctcggtcacaagatttcaaagtatggtattgaggttgataaggcCAACGTTgaagtgatctccaaactccctccccatacatccgtgaagggagtgaggagctttttgggtcatgcggggttctatcgcctattcatcaaggatttttctaaggtggtgaaccctttgtgtaaacttttggagaatGATGCCAGGTTCCATTTCAATGAAGATTACATGAAGGCATTCGAGTTgcttaagttcaagttgactactactcctattattacaacaccggattggagcttgtcttttgagctcatgtgtgatgcaagtgatatggCGGTTGGAGTGGTGTTGGGGCAACGTaccaacaaaatcttccatccgttctattatgcaagcaagaccatgaatgatgcccaacttaactacacagtgaccgaaaaagagctccttgaattgtctttgctatggagaagttccgcccttacttgatgggtacaaaggtaattgttcacaccgaccatgtgGCGCTTTGGTATTGGATGAGCAAGAAGGattctaaggcaaggttgatgcggtgggtgcttctattgcaagagtttgatctagagattcaagaccgcaagagtagtgagaatcaagtggcggacaacttatcccgattggaggaggaggggaggtcaCATGATGGCCTTGGgataaatgattcatttcccgacgagcaactcctagccatttctatAACTGGGATGCCATGGCTCGCCGACTttgccaattatcttgtgagtggcattgtaccaaatgagttctcttcaaaccaaaggaagaagctcaaacgagatcgccttgactattattgggatgaactgTATCTTTTCCGGATATGTACCGATGGTGTTATCCGACGATGTGTGCTGGAGGAAGAACAAATGGTTATTCTTAAGGCTTGCCagtcttcaccatatggtggtcaccattgtggagcaagaacggcggcaaaagttttgaattgtggattctattggcctactctctataAGGATGCTAGTGAGATTGTCAAGCGGTGTGATGAATGACAAAGGGCCAGTGGGAtatcaaagaagaatgaaatgcctctcaccaccattttggagatagatattttcgatgtgtggggcattgattttatgggtccgtttgttagctcttgtgggaacacctacattctagttgcggtggattatgtatctaaatgggttgaggccattgcttttCCCAAAAATGAAGCAAGGAGTGTGGTGGAattcttgaaaaagaacatcttcacgaggtttggtaccccaagagccattattagtgatgggggttcgtATTTTTGCAACAAttcttttgataccttactcacaaagtatggtgtcactcacaaagtatcaaccgcctaccatcctcaagcaagcggacaagttgaagtctccaaccgtgAGATAacgagtattttgtcaaagacagtcaATGCCAACTGGATGGATTAGTCaagaaaacttgatgatgctctttgggcttatagaacggCCTACAAAATAccgatcgggatgtctccataccggttagtgttcgggaaggcatgccatcttccgctaaaacttgagcataaggccttgtgggctttgaagaagttgaaccttgaatgggatgtcgcggAAAATCTAAGGgtgtcacaattgaatgagcttgatgaatttcggtaTAATGCCTACACAAGCTCGTCCCTTTAGAAGGAGAAGAttaagtacctccatgacaagtacatccacaacaagaaaataaaagagggtgatcttgtgctattgttcaattgCTAGTTACGGATATTTCCTGGCAAGTtaaagtcaaaatggagtggcccctttgaagtggtgaatataaccccctttggtgctctagatttgaaaaataagaatgacaAGGTATTTAAAGTCAATAGGCACcgggttaaacattatcttggcaaggttgatgatggccacattgtggcgGTCCTTAATTTCAAATGATTAGTAATTTgcatcgtgtcgcgacgttaaatcaggcgcttcttgggaggcaacccatgtatttttttctttttcttatttttcttctttgttagatagctttgttttgtgctaactagttttgaagtataTGCAGGAATGGGTGTGCATTGTAGGGACTATGCAAGAAAAAATTAGCTAAGTGTCacaaaagtgcagaccgcaccaaaattatgTTGACCGCACAATCACTCTGTGGttgcacaattctgtgt containing:
- the LOC138905332 gene encoding uncharacterized protein, with product MSGYAKFMKDWVTKKRSMNCETIKMTHQVSVILHLMTPKLEDPGSFTISCTIGSADFAKSLCDLGASIDLMPYSVFKTLGIGKPRPTYMRLQMEDRTMKSPLGIIDDVLVRVDKFILPADIVVFDCEVGYEVPIILGRPFLATEKALVDVEAGELTFRVGDENMVFHICKSMRQPNSNKVCSFMDLVTEVIVDDASVVMNDEDTLEVVLLNHDDDDEKEGFVECVNALQGMGLTGHAFYCFLDGYFGYNQVFIAPENQEKTTFTCPYATFQRCMMAIFTDMVEDILEVFMDDFSIVGNSFDDCLNNLDKFRPYLMGTKVIVHTDHVALWYWMSKKDSKARLMRWVLLLQEFDLEIQDRKSSENQVADNLSRLEEEGRSHDGLGINDSFPDEQLLAISITGMPWLADFANYLVSGIVPNEFSSNQRKKLKRDRLDYYWDELYLFRICTDGVIRRCVLEEEQMVILKACQSSPYGGHHCGARTAAKVLNCGFYWPTLYKDASEIVKRCDE